Proteins encoded by one window of Chryseobacterium foetidum:
- a CDS encoding HupE/UreJ family protein, whose amino-acid sequence MQDFLFYLNLGWEHIISLDALDHQLFVLALIAIYSYSDWKKILVLITAFTIGHSVTLALSILDIVRLPSDWVEFLIPLTIVLTALGNILMKNKKQSGNKTNYYLALFFGLIHGLGFANTARVMIAKSQSIAVPLFGFNVGLELGQIVIVAGILVLLFILLNLFKVNKKDWILFVSSGVFALSLKMTLERLPF is encoded by the coding sequence ATGCAGGATTTTTTATTCTATCTCAATCTCGGCTGGGAACACATTATTTCATTGGATGCACTTGACCATCAATTATTTGTCTTAGCTTTAATCGCAATCTATTCGTATTCCGACTGGAAAAAAATACTGGTTCTGATAACCGCATTCACCATCGGACATTCGGTTACTTTGGCACTCAGTATTTTAGACATTGTGAGATTGCCATCAGACTGGGTGGAATTTCTGATCCCTTTAACCATTGTTTTGACGGCTTTGGGAAATATTTTAATGAAAAATAAAAAACAGTCAGGAAATAAAACCAACTATTATTTAGCCTTATTTTTTGGTCTGATTCACGGTTTGGGGTTTGCCAACACAGCCCGTGTGATGATTGCCAAAAGCCAGAGCATTGCTGTACCTCTTTTCGGCTTTAATGTTGGACTGGAGTTGGGTCAGATCGTGATTGTCGCAGGAATTTTAGTTCTTCTTTTTATACTTTTAAACCTATTTAAAGTCAACAAAAAAGACTGGATTCTCTTTGTTTCATCAGGTGTTTTTGCACTTTCCCTTAAAATGACTCTGGAAAGACTTCCTTTCTGA
- a CDS encoding M1 family metallopeptidase, translating to MKFKITAFVLLVFSAAQAQNILNNPGSNHGNKFEQLGGILPTPNIYRAASGAPGHEYWQNRADYDITAYLDEDKKNLKGSETVTYYNNSPDDLDYIWLQLDENQQSTVKKADYQSSSTLPKATTDQQLKATELPAKDNGYGVNLEKVTDASGNPLKYTVNKTMMRIDLPKILKKGEKFVFKIDWNYNIPNRMQMGGRGGYENFAEDGNDLYTITQWYPRMCVYSDFQGWQNHQFTGRGEFALVFGDFKVKMNVPADHLVGGTGECKNYSEVLTAAQYSRYQKAESASEPVEIATLDEAKKAEKNHSKQRKTWVFEAKDVRDFAWTSSRKFVWDGMRVTIPENNNKVMAMSFYPKEAYGLYRKFSTKAVAHTIKTYSEFTIPYPYPVAQSIEASNGMEYPMICFNYGRTEKDGTYSEAIKNGMIGVIIHEVGHNFFPMIINSDERQWSWMDEGLNTFTEYLTEEKWDNKFPSRRGPAWTIVDYMKLPKDQLEPIMSNSENIIQFGPNAYAKPATGLNILRETIMGRELFDKAFKTYAKRWAFKHPEPADFFRTMEDASGEDLDWFWRGWFYGTDPVDISIEKVTVATPDFDTPPKESSETNYKVDAPIQNKYDDISKIRNREDKTINFEVEKDKDLQDFYYRYDRGQEKVNTDKEYSFKSDATSPLEKSDKERLKNITAYQIDFANKGGLVMPLILEFTFVDGSKLKDKASAQIWRQNEQKVSKTYYFSKKLKSIQLDPLRETADIDTDNNFWSADNTTAETSKFQLFKQNQQGPTRGASNGKVNPMQAAGQKN from the coding sequence ATGAAATTCAAAATAACCGCATTTGTCCTATTGGTTTTTTCAGCTGCTCAAGCGCAGAATATCCTCAATAATCCGGGAAGCAACCATGGAAATAAATTTGAGCAACTGGGAGGAATTTTACCTACTCCCAATATTTACAGAGCTGCATCAGGCGCACCGGGACATGAATATTGGCAAAACAGGGCAGATTACGACATTACTGCTTATCTGGATGAAGATAAAAAAAATCTGAAAGGTTCAGAAACGGTAACATATTATAATAATTCACCTGACGATCTTGATTACATCTGGCTTCAGCTCGATGAAAACCAGCAGTCGACCGTTAAAAAGGCAGACTATCAGTCGTCTTCAACTTTACCTAAAGCAACTACCGACCAGCAACTGAAAGCTACAGAACTTCCTGCAAAGGATAACGGTTACGGAGTAAATTTAGAGAAAGTAACAGACGCATCAGGAAATCCTTTGAAATACACGGTCAACAAAACAATGATGCGGATTGATCTTCCAAAAATTTTAAAGAAAGGTGAAAAATTTGTCTTTAAAATTGACTGGAATTACAACATCCCCAACCGTATGCAGATGGGCGGACGTGGCGGTTACGAAAACTTCGCTGAAGATGGAAACGACCTTTATACCATCACACAATGGTACCCTAGAATGTGCGTGTACAGCGATTTTCAGGGATGGCAAAACCATCAGTTTACCGGACGGGGAGAATTTGCTCTGGTTTTTGGAGATTTTAAAGTAAAAATGAATGTTCCGGCTGACCATTTGGTGGGTGGAACCGGAGAATGCAAAAACTATAGCGAAGTACTTACTGCCGCACAGTATTCAAGATATCAAAAAGCTGAAAGCGCTTCCGAACCTGTTGAAATTGCCACTTTGGATGAAGCTAAAAAAGCAGAAAAAAATCATTCAAAGCAAAGAAAAACATGGGTTTTTGAAGCAAAAGATGTAAGAGATTTTGCGTGGACTTCCTCAAGAAAATTTGTCTGGGACGGAATGAGAGTTACGATTCCTGAAAACAACAACAAGGTAATGGCCATGAGCTTTTATCCTAAAGAAGCTTACGGTCTATATAGAAAATTTTCCACCAAAGCCGTTGCGCACACCATTAAAACCTATTCAGAATTCACGATTCCCTATCCTTATCCGGTAGCACAATCTATCGAAGCTTCCAATGGGATGGAATATCCGATGATCTGTTTCAATTACGGACGTACTGAAAAAGACGGAACGTATTCTGAAGCCATAAAAAATGGAATGATTGGCGTAATCATTCATGAAGTAGGACACAATTTTTTCCCGATGATCATCAATTCAGACGAAAGACAGTGGAGCTGGATGGATGAGGGTTTAAATACATTCACAGAATACCTTACAGAAGAAAAATGGGACAACAAATTCCCGTCAAGAAGAGGACCGGCATGGACGATTGTGGATTACATGAAACTTCCGAAAGATCAGCTGGAACCGATTATGAGTAATTCTGAAAACATCATTCAGTTTGGTCCGAATGCTTATGCAAAACCGGCTACAGGACTGAATATTCTTCGTGAAACCATTATGGGCAGAGAACTTTTTGATAAAGCTTTTAAAACCTATGCCAAAAGATGGGCTTTCAAACACCCTGAGCCTGCAGATTTCTTCAGAACAATGGAGGATGCATCCGGAGAAGACCTCGACTGGTTCTGGAGAGGATGGTTTTACGGAACTGATCCTGTAGACATTTCTATTGAAAAAGTAACAGTTGCAACTCCCGATTTCGACACTCCGCCGAAGGAATCATCGGAAACCAACTATAAAGTGGATGCGCCCATTCAGAATAAATATGATGATATCTCCAAAATCCGGAACCGTGAAGATAAAACCATTAATTTTGAAGTGGAAAAAGACAAAGATCTTCAGGATTTTTATTACAGATACGACCGCGGACAGGAAAAAGTGAATACCGACAAGGAATATTCATTTAAATCTGACGCCACTTCACCACTCGAAAAATCTGATAAGGAAAGACTGAAAAACATCACTGCCTACCAGATTGACTTTGCCAATAAAGGAGGTTTGGTAATGCCACTGATTTTGGAATTTACATTTGTAGACGGTTCGAAATTAAAAGATAAAGCTTCGGCTCAGATCTGGAGACAAAACGAACAGAAAGTTTCAAAAACCTATTATTTCAGTAAAAAATTAAAATCTATTCAGCTGGATCCTTTGAGAGAAACAGCAGATATTGATACAGATAATAATTTCTGGAGCGCCGACAACACTACAGCGGAAACTTCAAAATTCCAGTTGTTCAAGCAAAATCAGCAGGGACCAACAAGAGGCGCAAGCAACGGAAAGGTAAATCCGATGCAGGCTGCGGGACAGAAAAATTAA
- a CDS encoding winged helix-turn-helix transcriptional regulator → MTAIKESSTIQQNKNYALDLCPVTYVMEKIGGYWKPIILYHLSTSEKRYSELKRAIPAITEKMLIQHLKQLESDGLVIRTAKPVVPPHVTYHLSESGKGLVPVIHSMAEWAFKEMEG, encoded by the coding sequence ATGACAGCGATTAAAGAAAGCTCTACCATTCAGCAGAATAAAAATTATGCATTAGATCTCTGTCCGGTCACTTATGTGATGGAAAAAATCGGGGGCTACTGGAAACCTATTATTTTATATCATCTTTCAACGAGTGAGAAGAGATATAGTGAACTGAAACGGGCAATTCCTGCAATAACAGAAAAGATGCTTATTCAACATTTAAAACAGCTGGAAAGCGATGGTTTAGTTATAAGAACTGCAAAACCTGTTGTTCCTCCACATGTAACTTATCATTTGAGCGAATCTGGAAAAGGTTTAGTTCCTGTCATTCACTCAATGGCAGAATGGGCATTTAAAGAAATGGAAGGATAA
- a CDS encoding NmrA family NAD(P)-binding protein has protein sequence MKIVITGSLGNVAKPLAQHLIAEGNTVTIISSNENRKNEIETLGAKAAIGSITDLDFLIETFDKADAAFLMTPPNMGGINIVENTINAGKNYAEAIKKTGIKSVVMLSSIGVESPVENGPIKGLHFIEQFYSKLENTSVTFLRAGYFYLNFFNDIPLIKNAGIIGANFSEDATVPLVHPIDIAKAAAEELLKNSEGKNVRYIVSDVRKASDLAKIFGNAIGKPELPWVTFKDEDSLNGMLQAGVPQEMAELYTEMGRGIRNGVVQKDFIEHGSPVNGNVTLEEFAKEFAEKFNS, from the coding sequence ATGAAAATTGTAATCACAGGTTCATTAGGAAATGTAGCAAAGCCACTTGCTCAGCATTTAATTGCAGAAGGAAACACCGTTACTATAATCAGTAGTAATGAAAACAGGAAAAACGAAATAGAAACTTTAGGAGCAAAAGCAGCCATTGGATCTATTACAGATTTAGATTTTTTAATTGAAACTTTTGACAAAGCAGATGCAGCATTTTTGATGACACCCCCAAATATGGGCGGAATTAATATTGTTGAAAACACAATTAATGCAGGAAAAAATTATGCAGAAGCCATTAAAAAAACTGGAATAAAGAGTGTTGTAATGTTAAGCAGTATCGGGGTAGAGTCTCCTGTTGAAAACGGACCCATTAAAGGCTTGCATTTCATTGAGCAATTCTACAGTAAGCTGGAAAATACTTCTGTTACCTTTTTGCGAGCTGGGTATTTTTATTTAAACTTTTTTAATGATATTCCTTTAATTAAAAATGCTGGAATTATTGGAGCAAATTTCTCTGAAGATGCTACAGTTCCATTAGTTCATCCTATCGATATTGCTAAAGCGGCAGCCGAAGAACTGCTTAAAAATTCAGAAGGTAAAAATGTAAGATACATTGTAAGTGATGTGCGTAAAGCGTCTGATTTGGCAAAAATCTTTGGAAATGCTATTGGAAAACCTGAGCTTCCATGGGTTACATTTAAAGATGAAGATTCTTTAAATGGTATGCTTCAGGCTGGAGTTCCACAAGAAATGGCAGAATTATATACAGAAATGGGAAGAGGAATCAGAAATGGTGTTGTGCAAAAAGATTTTATTGAACATGGCTCTCCCGTAAATGGAAATGTGACATTGGAAGAATTTGCAAAAGAGTTTGCAGAAAAATTTAATTCTTAA
- a CDS encoding alkaline phosphatase family protein yields the protein MRIYFTILSLLIFTISFSQNKIDTAQVVIPNRINSEEGKSKPYVIMISADGFRYDYAKKYNAQNLLKFSNEGVQAKAMIPSYPSITFPNHWSLITGMYPSHHGLVDNFFYDYKLKKNYAMNKKDIVEDGSWYGGTPLWALAEKQGIISASIQWVGSASNAGGKRPTYYYPYHEKFTPSEKVSKVINWLKLPEDKRPHFISMYFPEVDGAGHHFGPEAGETEVAVKLVDAAIGDLVQKVKDLGLKNVNFIFVSDHGMIQVDGGNPLEIPSMLLDKNRFDFYNSQTLLRVYVKNSDEVKKVYKELKSSKTDDYEVYLDKKLPKYMHFATRDDRYDRIGQILLIPKAPKVFLEKNQKTSLGKHGYDPKQVPEMKATFFAWGSAFKNALKIDEFENVNVYPLVAEILGLKIEEKIDGELKVLKPILKK from the coding sequence ATGAGAATATATTTTACAATTTTATCTCTGTTGATATTTACTATTTCATTTTCGCAGAATAAAATTGATACGGCGCAGGTTGTTATTCCTAACAGAATTAACAGCGAAGAAGGGAAATCAAAACCTTACGTGATTATGATTTCCGCAGACGGTTTCAGATATGATTATGCTAAAAAATACAATGCTCAGAATCTTTTGAAATTTTCAAATGAGGGCGTTCAGGCAAAAGCGATGATCCCGAGTTATCCAAGTATTACGTTCCCAAATCACTGGAGTCTTATTACCGGAATGTATCCTTCACATCATGGCTTGGTAGATAATTTTTTCTATGATTATAAGCTGAAGAAAAACTACGCTATGAACAAAAAAGACATCGTGGAAGACGGAAGCTGGTACGGTGGAACACCTTTGTGGGCACTGGCGGAAAAACAGGGAATTATCAGCGCCTCTATACAGTGGGTAGGTTCTGCAAGTAATGCCGGCGGAAAAAGACCGACATATTATTATCCTTATCACGAAAAATTTACACCTTCTGAGAAAGTAAGCAAAGTCATCAATTGGCTGAAACTGCCTGAAGATAAAAGGCCGCATTTTATCTCAATGTATTTCCCTGAAGTGGATGGGGCAGGGCATCATTTTGGTCCTGAAGCGGGAGAGACGGAAGTTGCAGTTAAGTTGGTAGACGCAGCGATTGGTGATTTAGTTCAGAAAGTGAAAGATTTAGGTTTAAAAAATGTCAATTTTATCTTTGTTTCAGACCATGGAATGATTCAGGTGGATGGTGGAAACCCTTTGGAAATTCCGTCTATGCTTTTGGATAAGAATAGATTTGACTTTTATAATTCTCAAACACTGTTAAGGGTTTATGTGAAAAATTCTGATGAGGTAAAAAAAGTTTATAAAGAATTAAAGTCCAGTAAAACCGATGACTACGAAGTGTATTTAGATAAAAAACTTCCAAAATATATGCATTTTGCGACAAGAGATGATCGGTATGACAGAATCGGTCAGATTCTTCTCATACCGAAAGCTCCGAAAGTTTTTTTAGAGAAAAACCAGAAAACTTCGCTCGGAAAACACGGCTACGACCCAAAACAGGTTCCTGAAATGAAAGCAACATTCTTTGCGTGGGGTTCTGCATTTAAAAACGCTCTAAAAATAGATGAATTCGAAAATGTAAATGTCTACCCTTTGGTTGCTGAAATTTTAGGTTTAAAAATCGAAGAAAAAATCGATGGAGAATTAAAAGTATTAAAGCCGATTTTAAAGAAATGA